A genomic segment from Sparus aurata chromosome 10, fSpaAur1.1, whole genome shotgun sequence encodes:
- the LOC115589927 gene encoding uncharacterized protein LOC115589927, translating to MRSLRLVFYHLICLLLGLMAQTAALKLSSSVHLDGGLLSLKTGDNLTLTCFYKADVPARLYWYKQPLGQKLQLIATFYYFDQNGTFYNEFKNNPRFTLDTGDGKNHLKISDLRISDSAAYCCFCYIDTIETSESITVSVTGSARVHQSASEIIQPGGSVTLNCTVHTGTCDGEHSVYWFKHSQESHPGLIYTHGGRNDQCERKDNTQTHTCVYNLPMKSLNLSHTGTYYCAVASCGHILFGNGTKLDFEDKGHSAALVYFLSGALTLTTILVVLLALSVFKMKKRNSYGSTESQARLSAPSTTNAECHGDADNLHYAAVSVNLPNRTRRQRNNTSNDCVYSSVKH from the exons ATGAGATCTCTGAGGCTTGTCTTCTACCACTTGATATGTTTGTTATTGGGGTTAATGG ctcagacagctgccctgAAGTTGTCCTCATCTGTTCATCTAGATGGAGgtttattatcattaaaaacTGGGGACAACTTGACTCTGACATGTTTCTATAAAGCTGATGTTCCTGCAAGGCTTTACTGGTACAAACAACCTCTGGGACAGAAATTACAGCTCATTGCTACATTCTACTATTTTGATCAAAATGGCACTTTTTACAACGAATTCAAAAACAATCCACGCTTCACACTGGATACAGGGGATGGTAAAAATCACTTGAAAATCTCAGATCTGCGTATTTCAGACTcagctgcttactgctgctttTGTTATATAGATACGATAGAAACTTCAGAAAGTATTACTGTCAGTGTGACGGGTTCAGCTCGGGTCCATCAGTCAGCATCTGAGATCATCCAGCCAGGAGGCTCTGTGACTCTGAACTGTACAGTACACACTGGGACCTGTGATGGAGAACACAGTGTTTACTGGTTCAAACACTCTCAAGAATCTCATCCaggactcatttacacccatgGAGGCAGGAATGATCAGTGTGAGAGGaaagacaacacacaaacacacacctgtgtctaTAACTTGCCAATGAAGAGCCTGAATCTTTCTCATACTGGGACCTACTACTGTGCTGTTGCCTCATGTGGACACATACTGTTTGGAAACGGGACCAAGCTGGACTTTGAAG acaaAGGCCATTCTGCTGCCTTGGTGTATTTCTTGAGTGGAGCTTTGACACTCACCACCATCCTGGTAGTTTTACTGGCTCTCTCAGTGTtcaagatgaagaagagaaacagtTACGGGTCTACAG AGTCTCAGGCAAGATTATCAGCTCCCTCCACAACAAATGCAGAG TGTCATGGAGACGCAGACAACCTCCATTATGCTGCTGTAAGTGTCAACCTGCCCAACAGAACAAGAAGACAGAGGAACAACACCAGCAATGATTGTGTGTACTCCAGTGTGAAGCACTAG